A genome region from Blochmannia endosymbiont of Polyrhachis (Hedomyrma) turneri includes the following:
- the truA gene encoding tRNA pseudouridine(38-40) synthase TruA, which yields MKLILGIEYNGSAYFGWQRQKDVLTIQECLENAISVVANEAVNVFCASRTDTGVHAVCQVVHFNTNIFRSCFSWMSGINSNLPADIVVRWIIESPDIYFHARFSAVSRRYRYIIYNSDTRSALFTKRVGYYKKFLNIEKMRDAAQCLLGEKDFSSFCTSKSQSLSFYRNVHFLSIFRYGYYVIIEIQANAFLHNMIRNIIGSLVEVGCGNRPVGWITELLLLRDRSLAGTMIASDGLYLIKIEYPSYYFFPDVRDNYKELFFL from the coding sequence ATGAAGTTAATATTAGGAATAGAATATAATGGTTCTGCTTATTTTGGCTGGCAACGTCAAAAAGATGTGTTGACCATTCAAGAATGTCTGGAGAATGCAATTTCGGTAGTGGCCAATGAAGCAGTAAATGTTTTTTGTGCTAGTAGAACTGATACTGGTGTTCATGCTGTGTGTCAGGTCGTTCATTTTAATACAAATATTTTTCGATCATGTTTTTCATGGATGTCTGGCATTAATAGCAATTTGCCTGCTGATATTGTTGTTCGTTGGATTATTGAGTCACCTGATATATATTTCCATGCCAGATTTAGTGCTGTATCAAGAAGGTACAGATATATTATTTATAATTCTGATACTCGATCAGCTTTATTTACCAAAAGAGTTGGTTATTATAAAAAATTTTTAAATATTGAAAAAATGAGGGATGCAGCTCAATGTTTATTAGGGGAAAAAGATTTTTCATCGTTTTGTACTTCAAAATCCCAATCATTATCTTTTTATCGTAATGTGCATTTTTTATCAATATTTCGATATGGATATTATGTAATCATTGAAATTCAAGCTAATGCGTTTTTACATAATATGATTCGTAATATTATAGGTAGTTTAGTTGAAGTGGGTTGTGGTAATCGTCCAGTAGGTTGGATTACTGAATTATTATTATTACGAGATAGATCTTTGGCAGGAACAATGATTGCTTCCGATGGTTTGTATTTGATAAAAATAGAATATCCATCGTATTATTTTTTCCCAGATGTTAGAGATAATTATAAAGAATTATTTTTTTTGTAA
- a CDS encoding 4-phosphoerythronate dehydrogenase — protein MKIVIDKNIPYAYELFNQFGDVQLLSGRDITCDSLRKADALIVRSITKVDDKLLLDTSVKFVGTVTSGVDHVDQDYLLNSSIAFASAAGCNAIAVSEYVFSALLWLAQRDCFFLCDKVIGIIGVGNIGNYLYKKLRFFGVSTLLCDPLLVKSSDNYSDFCSFEKVISESDILTFHVPLVVDGPYATWHMVNADVIESLSDIRVLVNTSRGSVFDNFALWEALKGGKKLSVILDVWENEPELLWPLLRFVDLGTPHIAGSTFEGKIRGIMQIFDAYKVFLGINNEYNNYIPSLFSITDYFEIYEDINQEILFCLSNFIYNITIDDIRLRCSIGQPNVFDQLRQEYISRREWSSICVKSSKSVFVERFKALGFNSICI, from the coding sequence GTGAAAATTGTAATAGATAAAAATATTCCGTATGCCTATGAGTTATTTAATCAATTTGGTGATGTTCAATTATTATCTGGTCGTGACATTACTTGTGATTCTTTAAGAAAAGCAGATGCGTTAATAGTTAGATCGATAACTAAGGTAGATGATAAATTATTGCTGGATACTTCGGTAAAATTTGTTGGTACAGTAACGTCAGGGGTTGATCATGTGGATCAGGATTATTTGTTGAATTCTTCTATCGCCTTTGCATCAGCGGCGGGATGCAATGCTATTGCTGTGTCGGAGTATGTTTTTTCTGCTTTGTTGTGGTTGGCACAACGTGATTGTTTTTTTTTATGTGATAAAGTTATTGGGATTATTGGAGTAGGCAACATTGGTAATTATTTGTATAAAAAGCTTAGATTTTTTGGGGTTTCCACTTTGTTATGTGATCCATTGTTAGTAAAATCGAGTGATAATTATAGTGATTTTTGTTCTTTTGAAAAAGTTATTTCTGAGTCAGATATTCTTACTTTTCATGTCCCATTAGTTGTAGATGGTCCATATGCTACATGGCATATGGTAAATGCTGATGTAATAGAATCATTGTCGGATATTCGAGTGCTAGTCAATACTTCTCGTGGTTCTGTTTTTGATAATTTTGCTTTATGGGAAGCATTAAAGGGTGGTAAAAAATTAAGTGTTATTTTAGATGTTTGGGAAAATGAACCTGAATTACTATGGCCATTATTGCGTTTTGTTGATCTTGGCACCCCACATATTGCTGGTTCTACATTTGAAGGAAAAATCCGGGGTATAATGCAGATATTTGATGCTTATAAAGTTTTTTTGGGTATTAATAATGAATATAATAATTATATTCCATCATTATTTTCTATCACGGATTATTTTGAGATATATGAAGATATTAATCAAGAAATTTTGTTTTGTTTGTCGAATTTTATATATAATATTACTATTGATGATATCAGATTGCGTTGTAGTATTGGTCAGCCTAATGTATTCGATCAATTGCGTCAAGAATATATTAGTCGTAGAGAATGGTCTTCGATTTGCGTGAAATCATCTAAGAGTGTTTTTGTTGAAAGATTTAAAGCTCTTGGTTTTAATAGTATATGTATTTAA
- the fabB gene encoding beta-ketoacyl-ACP synthase I: protein MKRAVVTGLGIISSIGNNQSEVLESLQTGRSGITFSQELKKSGMRSHIWGNVKLNTVGLIDRKIMRFMSDASVYAYLSMEQAILDSGLSYKMIAHDRTGLVVGSGGGSPRNQVAGSDGMRIKGLRGVGPYMVTKSMASGISACLATSFKIRGVSYSISSACSTSAHCIGHAVELIQLGKQDLVFAGGGEELCWEMACEFDAMGALSTKYNHIPEKASRPYDINRDGFVIAGGGGIVVLEELGHALMRDAHIYAEIVGYGATSDGVDMVAPSGEGAVRCMQMGLKNVDTHQVDYLNVHGTSTEIGDIKELWAIREIFGNYHPAFSSTKSMTGHSLGASGVHEFIFTLLMLEHGFIAPSINVHNLDPRVRGMKLITVPTSCKLVTVMTNSFGFGGTNATLVMRKYVE, encoded by the coding sequence ATGAAACGTGCTGTAGTTACTGGATTAGGTATTATTTCAAGTATTGGGAATAATCAGAGTGAGGTGTTGGAGTCTTTACAAACAGGTCGATCTGGTATTACTTTTTCTCAAGAGTTAAAAAAATCGGGGATGCGTAGTCATATTTGGGGTAACGTTAAATTAAATACTGTAGGTTTAATTGATCGTAAAATCATGCGTTTCATGAGTGATGCATCTGTGTATGCCTATTTGTCTATGGAGCAAGCGATTTTAGATTCTGGTTTATCTTATAAGATGATTGCTCATGATAGAACAGGTTTAGTTGTTGGTTCTGGCGGTGGTTCTCCTCGCAATCAAGTGGCTGGATCAGATGGTATGCGCATAAAAGGTTTACGGGGGGTTGGTCCATATATGGTTACTAAGTCTATGGCTTCTGGTATATCAGCTTGTTTGGCTACATCTTTTAAAATTCGGGGAGTGAGTTATTCTATTAGTTCTGCTTGTTCAACTTCTGCTCATTGTATTGGTCATGCTGTTGAATTAATTCAATTAGGCAAACAAGATCTTGTTTTTGCTGGTGGCGGTGAGGAGTTGTGTTGGGAAATGGCATGTGAGTTTGATGCAATGGGGGCTTTATCTACTAAATATAATCATATTCCAGAAAAAGCCTCGCGTCCTTATGATATTAATAGGGATGGTTTTGTTATTGCTGGTGGTGGTGGTATTGTTGTTTTGGAAGAGCTGGGTCATGCTTTAATGCGTGATGCTCATATTTATGCGGAAATTGTTGGTTATGGTGCTACATCTGATGGTGTAGATATGGTTGCTCCTTCTGGAGAAGGAGCGGTGCGTTGTATGCAAATGGGTTTGAAAAATGTTGACACTCATCAAGTGGATTATCTTAATGTGCATGGAACATCAACTGAGATAGGTGATATTAAAGAATTGTGGGCTATTCGTGAAATTTTTGGTAATTATCATCCTGCATTTTCTTCTACAAAGTCTATGACTGGACATTCATTGGGAGCCTCTGGAGTTCATGAATTTATTTTTACATTATTAATGTTAGAACATGGATTTATTGCTCCAAGTATTAATGTTCATAATTTGGATCCTCGAGTACGTGGTATGAAGTTAATTACTGTACCTACTAGTTGTAAATTAGTAACGGTAATGACTAATAGTTTTGGTTTTGGTGGTACTAATGCTACATTAGTAATGCGTAAATATGTTGAATAG
- the prmB gene encoding 50S ribosomal protein L3 N(5)-glutamine methyltransferase — MKKNIIKELRTILDLLRWTGSQFNASPICYGHGTNNYWDESRHLVLPSLHLPIESPQIIYHANLTSYEKNHIIKQVIKRINMRIPVPYLTNLAWFCGLEFYIDKRVFIPRSPLAELIKTHFKNLLPQTPKHILDMCTGSGCIAIATAIHFPNSEIDAIDISSDALKIAEHNIKLHNLENRIVPIKSDLFHDVPKLKYNLILANPPYVNEFDIYKLPKEFLFEPKIALCAGNDELQIIKKILYNADQYLSHDGILICEVGNTDTQLKKTYPNIPFHWITCQHGGHGIFMLTYKQLITNKNIIHTHV, encoded by the coding sequence ATGAAAAAAAATATAATCAAAGAACTACGTACTATATTAGATTTATTACGATGGACTGGTAGCCAATTTAATGCGTCACCAATCTGTTACGGCCACGGAACCAATAATTACTGGGATGAATCACGACACTTAGTGCTACCAAGTTTACATCTACCAATAGAATCACCACAAATAATTTATCATGCAAATTTAACATCATACGAAAAAAATCATATAATCAAACAAGTAATTAAACGTATAAACATGCGTATTCCGGTACCATACTTGACTAATCTAGCCTGGTTTTGTGGTTTAGAATTCTACATTGACAAACGGGTTTTTATTCCCCGTTCACCACTTGCTGAACTAATTAAAACGCACTTCAAAAATCTACTACCTCAAACACCGAAACATATTCTTGATATGTGCACTGGCAGCGGATGTATTGCTATTGCCACCGCTATTCATTTTCCAAACTCTGAAATAGATGCAATAGACATTTCAAGTGACGCATTAAAAATAGCAGAACATAACATTAAACTTCATAACCTTGAAAATAGAATTGTTCCTATCAAATCTGATTTATTCCATGATGTCCCAAAACTAAAATATAATTTGATTTTAGCGAATCCACCATATGTTAATGAATTCGATATATATAAACTACCAAAAGAATTTTTATTCGAACCAAAAATAGCACTATGCGCAGGAAATGATGAACTACAAATAATTAAAAAAATTTTGTATAATGCTGATCAGTATCTTAGTCATGATGGTATTTTAATTTGCGAAGTGGGTAACACAGACACGCAATTAAAAAAAACATACCCTAACATTCCATTCCACTGGATTACCTGTCAACATGGAGGACACGGAATCTTCATGCTGACATATAAACAATTAATTACAAACAAAAACATTATACACACCCATGTATAA
- the aroC gene encoding chorismate synthase, which translates to MAGNSIGELFRVTTFGESHGTALGGIIDGVPPGIQLNEKDIQHDLNRRRPGTSTYTSKRSEPDIIKILSGTFHGITTGTSIGILIENTDQRPQDYNLIKNIYRPGHADYTYQKKYQQRDYRGGGRSSARETAIRVAAGAIAKKYLFEQCNIHIYGFLSQMGNIYCKLKDHKEIEKNPFFCPDIQQIDALDKLIRDLKKNGNSIGAKITVIANNVPPGLGEPVFDRLDADLAHALMSINSVKGVEIGAGFSVITKHGNENRDEITPEGFQSNHAGGILGGISSGQPIIAHVACKPTSSISIPGKTITDNNESIEIVTKGRHDPCVGIRAVPIVEAMTAIILMDHLLRQRAQCGNINNQHQ; encoded by the coding sequence ATGGCCGGAAATAGTATTGGAGAACTTTTTCGAGTAACAACATTTGGAGAATCACACGGAACAGCATTAGGAGGCATTATTGACGGAGTCCCCCCAGGAATTCAGTTAAACGAAAAAGATATACAACACGATCTCAATAGACGACGACCAGGAACATCTACTTACACAAGCAAACGTTCTGAACCAGATATAATAAAAATACTATCTGGAACATTTCATGGAATCACTACTGGAACCAGTATAGGAATACTAATAGAAAACACTGATCAACGACCACAAGACTACAATCTTATTAAAAATATTTACCGACCTGGACATGCTGATTATACATACCAGAAAAAATACCAACAACGTGATTACAGAGGCGGGGGACGTTCATCAGCACGAGAAACCGCAATACGAGTAGCAGCGGGCGCAATAGCTAAAAAATATTTATTTGAACAATGTAACATACACATTTATGGATTTTTATCTCAAATGGGTAATATTTATTGTAAACTAAAAGATCATAAGGAAATAGAAAAAAATCCTTTCTTCTGTCCTGATATCCAACAAATAGACGCATTAGACAAACTAATACGTGATTTAAAAAAAAATGGAAATTCCATTGGTGCAAAAATAACTGTAATAGCAAATAATGTTCCTCCTGGATTAGGAGAACCAGTGTTTGACCGACTAGATGCTGACTTAGCTCATGCGCTTATGAGTATTAATTCTGTAAAAGGAGTAGAAATCGGAGCTGGATTCTCAGTTATTACTAAACATGGTAATGAAAATCGTGACGAAATCACACCTGAAGGATTTCAAAGTAATCATGCAGGAGGAATTTTAGGAGGAATCAGCAGTGGACAGCCAATTATTGCGCATGTAGCTTGTAAACCGACCTCAAGTATATCTATACCAGGTAAAACTATAACAGATAACAATGAATCAATAGAAATTGTTACTAAAGGCAGACATGATCCATGTGTGGGAATCCGAGCTGTCCCCATTGTAGAAGCAATGACCGCAATCATTCTTATGGACCACTTATTAAGACAACGCGCACAATGTGGAAATATTAACAATCAACATCAATAA
- a CDS encoding Nramp family divalent metal transporter, with product MCIISKARIALLGPAFIAAIGYIDPGNFATNIQAGASFGYQLLWVVLWANFMAMLIQLLSAKLGIATGKNLAEHIRDHFPRSVVWMYWIQSEIIAMATDLAEFIGAAIGFKILLGVSLLQGAYLTGIATFLILMLQNYGQKYLEFVIGSLLLFVAVAYVIELFYSQPEFLVLGRGMLLPNLPNNEAVFLAAGVLGATIMPHVIYLHSSLTQYESIHVSRAERYAATKLDVAIAMTIAGFVNLSMMATSAAVFHFSGYIGVADLDEAYRTLSPLLNDTAATVFGLSLTVAGLSSTVVGTLAGQVVMQGFVHFHIPLTFRRIITMFPSFVVIFFGFDPTHILIVSQVLLSFGIALALVPLLIFTGNGQLMKDMVNSLFVKLLGWIITIIVVSLNLYLLVEIII from the coding sequence TTGTGTATTATAAGTAAAGCTAGAATTGCATTACTCGGGCCTGCTTTCATAGCGGCAATTGGATATATAGATCCTGGCAATTTTGCCACTAATATTCAAGCTGGTGCTAGTTTTGGTTATCAGTTATTATGGGTTGTATTGTGGGCAAATTTCATGGCCATGCTTATTCAGTTGTTATCTGCTAAATTAGGAATTGCAACTGGAAAAAATTTAGCAGAACATATTCGTGATCATTTTCCTCGATCAGTAGTGTGGATGTATTGGATTCAATCTGAAATCATTGCTATGGCAACAGATTTAGCTGAGTTTATTGGTGCTGCTATTGGTTTTAAAATATTGTTGGGTGTTTCTCTATTACAAGGAGCATATTTAACTGGTATAGCCACGTTTTTAATTTTAATGTTGCAAAATTATGGACAAAAATATTTAGAATTTGTTATTGGGAGTTTATTACTTTTTGTTGCTGTTGCTTATGTGATTGAATTATTTTATTCTCAACCTGAGTTTTTAGTGTTAGGACGTGGGATGTTGTTACCGAATTTACCTAATAATGAAGCTGTATTTCTTGCTGCTGGAGTTTTAGGTGCAACGATTATGCCTCATGTGATTTATTTGCATTCTTCGCTTACTCAATATGAAAGTATACATGTTAGTCGTGCCGAGAGATATGCTGCTACTAAATTAGATGTGGCTATTGCTATGACTATTGCTGGTTTTGTGAATCTTTCTATGATGGCCACTTCAGCTGCTGTTTTTCATTTCAGTGGTTATATTGGAGTGGCTGATTTAGATGAAGCTTATCGGACGTTGTCGCCATTATTGAATGATACTGCTGCTACAGTTTTTGGATTAAGTTTAACAGTCGCTGGTTTGTCTTCTACTGTAGTAGGTACTTTAGCTGGTCAAGTAGTTATGCAAGGATTTGTTCATTTTCACATTCCATTAACTTTTCGTAGAATTATTACGATGTTTCCTTCATTTGTAGTTATTTTTTTTGGATTTGATCCAACTCATATTTTAATTGTTAGTCAAGTTTTATTGAGTTTTGGTATAGCTTTGGCGTTAGTACCGTTATTGATATTTACTGGTAATGGTCAATTAATGAAAGATATGGTAAATTCTTTGTTCGTTAAATTATTAGGGTGGATAATTACTATTATAGTGGTAAGTTTAAATTTATATCTTCTTGTAGAGATAATTATTTGA
- a CDS encoding NupC/NupG family nucleoside CNT transporter, translating into MSQILHFIFGLITIILLALIISKNPKKIQIRFIIQILTIEIIFAYLFLDTQIGLTTTYKISNFFNTLLIFAKEGIDFVFGNMNNAELAFFFLNVLCPIIFISSLIGILKHMKILSILITSIGYLLSKINGMGKLESFNAVSSLIFGQTENFIAYKDILTKIPKQRMYTMATTAMSTASMAILGVYMNMLNPKYVVIAVILNMFSAFIILSLSNPYQITKENDLYILSFYNNEKNIFEILQEYIYTGLKITIIITAMLIGFIALIHTINAIFNTLFHITLQDVIGYIFIPCAWIIGIPEHECFQVARIMATKLITNEFIAIIELQKISETLSTKSIGILSVFLVSFANFSSIGIIVGAIKGLNEKQAKVISHYGLKLLYNAILINLLSANIIGLVIK; encoded by the coding sequence GTGTCTCAAATTTTACACTTTATATTCGGATTAATTACCATAATACTTCTTGCGCTTATAATTAGTAAAAACCCAAAAAAAATTCAAATACGTTTTATCATACAAATACTAACCATAGAAATAATATTTGCATATTTATTCTTAGATACTCAAATAGGGTTAACAACTACATACAAAATTTCTAATTTTTTTAATACGTTATTAATTTTTGCCAAAGAAGGTATTGACTTTGTATTCGGTAACATGAATAACGCAGAATTAGCATTCTTTTTTCTTAATGTATTGTGCCCAATTATTTTTATTTCCTCTCTAATTGGTATTTTAAAACATATGAAAATACTATCAATACTTATAACAAGTATTGGTTATCTTCTATCAAAAATTAATGGAATGGGAAAACTAGAATCATTCAACGCTGTTAGCTCATTAATTTTTGGCCAGACTGAAAATTTCATAGCATATAAAGATATCTTAACAAAAATACCAAAACAAAGAATGTACACTATGGCAACAACAGCAATGTCTACAGCCTCTATGGCAATCCTTGGTGTATATATGAACATGTTAAATCCAAAATACGTCGTCATAGCAGTTATATTAAATATGTTTAGTGCATTCATTATACTATCTTTATCAAACCCATATCAAATAACAAAAGAAAATGATTTATACATACTTTCATTTTATAACAATGAAAAAAACATTTTCGAAATCTTACAAGAATACATCTATACCGGACTTAAAATTACAATAATAATTACCGCTATGCTAATTGGATTTATTGCGTTAATACACACAATTAACGCAATTTTTAATACACTATTTCATATAACATTGCAGGATGTAATAGGTTATATATTTATCCCTTGTGCATGGATAATAGGAATTCCTGAACACGAATGTTTTCAAGTCGCTCGAATTATGGCTACTAAATTAATTACAAACGAATTTATAGCAATCATTGAACTACAAAAAATATCAGAAACACTATCAACAAAATCAATAGGAATATTGTCTGTTTTTTTAGTTTCCTTTGCAAATTTTTCATCTATTGGAATAATCGTAGGTGCTATTAAAGGATTAAACGAAAAACAAGCAAAAGTAATATCTCATTACGGACTTAAACTACTCTATAACGCGATACTAATTAATTTATTATCAGCAAATATTATAGGACTCGTTATAAAATAA
- the gltX gene encoding glutamate--tRNA ligase yields the protein MEVRTRFAPSPSGSLHLGSARTALYSWLFARKYYGKFLLRIEDSDAFRSVKENVDKIINELKWLKLDWDEGPYFQTARLDRYNAVIKSMLKNGTAYRCYCSKDRLQILRKEQIAAGKKPKYDGYCRDKYFRSFSDLPFVVRFRNPDCGVVIFDDEIRGSIVFNNNELDDLVICRSNGAPTYNFCVVVDDMDMQITHVIRGEDHISNTPRQVNILKALNASIPKYAHLSIILGFHGKKLSKRCDDFSIMNYREMGFLPEAILNFLVRLGWSCGDQELFTISEMQNIFSLESVNSASSTFNFEKLMWLNGHYINHLPVDYVASHLAWYMQRRDIDYTTGPKLVDIIKFFGKRYKTLKDIVDHCGYCYCDFYEYDHKLAKKYLSGEIKNFFQILRLRLGSLNIWTYNVVYSSLFSAISECHVDIKQIGMSLRVAITGVTQSPELVTVLYICGQVRVLRRLDMALNYIAGNNNDIFV from the coding sequence ATGGAAGTTAGGACTAGATTTGCACCCAGTCCAAGTGGTAGTCTTCATTTAGGGAGTGCGCGTACTGCTTTATATTCGTGGTTATTTGCTCGAAAATATTATGGAAAATTTTTGTTACGTATAGAAGATTCTGATGCATTTCGTTCTGTAAAAGAGAACGTAGATAAGATTATAAATGAGTTGAAGTGGCTTAAGTTAGATTGGGATGAAGGGCCGTATTTTCAAACTGCTCGTTTAGATAGGTATAATGCTGTAATAAAAAGTATGTTGAAAAATGGTACTGCTTATCGGTGTTATTGTTCAAAAGATAGGTTACAGATTCTAAGAAAGGAGCAAATAGCTGCTGGGAAAAAGCCTAAATATGATGGTTATTGTCGTGATAAGTATTTTCGTAGTTTTTCTGATCTTCCTTTTGTGGTAAGATTTCGAAATCCTGATTGTGGCGTAGTTATATTTGATGATGAAATTAGAGGATCTATTGTATTTAATAACAATGAATTAGATGATTTAGTGATTTGTCGTTCTAATGGTGCTCCGACGTATAATTTTTGTGTCGTTGTTGATGATATGGATATGCAAATTACTCATGTTATACGTGGTGAAGATCACATTAGTAATACTCCTCGCCAAGTTAATATTTTAAAGGCGTTGAATGCTTCTATTCCAAAATATGCGCATTTATCAATAATTCTTGGTTTTCATGGTAAAAAATTATCTAAGCGTTGTGATGATTTTAGTATTATGAATTATCGTGAAATGGGTTTTTTACCTGAAGCAATTCTTAATTTTTTAGTACGTTTAGGATGGTCTTGTGGTGATCAAGAGTTATTTACTATATCTGAAATGCAAAATATTTTTAGTTTGGAGTCTGTAAATAGTGCTTCTAGTACTTTCAATTTTGAGAAATTGATGTGGTTAAATGGTCATTATATAAATCATCTTCCAGTAGATTATGTTGCTTCTCATTTAGCGTGGTATATGCAAAGAAGAGATATTGACTATACAACTGGCCCAAAATTAGTTGATATTATTAAATTTTTTGGTAAGAGATACAAAACTTTAAAAGATATTGTAGATCATTGCGGTTATTGTTATTGTGATTTTTATGAATATGATCATAAACTAGCTAAAAAGTATTTATCTGGTGAGATAAAAAATTTTTTTCAGATTTTGCGATTACGTTTGGGTAGTTTAAATATTTGGACTTATAATGTTGTTTATTCATCATTGTTTTCTGCAATTTCTGAATGTCATGTGGATATTAAACAGATAGGTATGTCTTTAAGGGTCGCAATAACTGGTGTAACTCAGTCGCCAGAGTTGGTAACTGTATTGTATATTTGTGGTCAAGTACGTGTATTAAGACGTTTAGATATGGCATTGAATTATATTGCTGGTAATAATAATGATATTTTTGTTTAA